CAAATAGATATTTGgtcaatgaattttgatgtctAAATTTCAAGAGATTTTTCTATTCAAATATTAAAGGGTTAcgttgaattatttttttccccaAATTGAACATGTTCGACATTCTGCAATTTGAATACATTAGGCAAGTAATTAATAATTCACACTTCTATGAAATTTTGTGACTCCAAAAGAAGATTAAGGCTAATAATATCTCCAATACTTAACAAAAATGTATAAACATTCCTTAATAcctaattatatatatgcataaCATGATTGGTATACTTTATTACTGGAAATTagataaggaaaaaaattaaagagactTAATATCATATATAGGGGTGTATATTTTTTTGGACATACGTGTCGTATCTTAATCTATATTACTCCTAGTAGATCATTTGAATTTTGGGAAATCGCCCAAGCCAAAAAGGTCTAAATATGCTATTGGATTATGTGTGCTATTTGTCAATAGTTGAggaaaaatatgtttttctgTTATAAAATTGATCCAAATATATCCTTGTTCACTAAGGAAGGAAGCTTTCCAACACATCATCTTTTTCAATTAGAGAAAACACTTAAATTTGACATTAAGCAAGCTTTGTGGAATAATCTAAAATATTTGCTCCTCAACATAGAGAAATTATGCATTTCTTTTCCCAACTACCATCTAGCATTGCTCTAAATGAATAACCACTAtaacaaatgattttttctgctCTAAGAAAATGCCACTTGAAAACCACCGTTACTATAACACCCCTTCACTTCAACGACACATAAATATTCTACACAAAATTCGCACACCTTCAtctttactttaaaaaataataatcatgtCACCATTCAACCTCTATTGTATGACCGACAATCTTCATCggtataattcaatttttatttttttttggaatctcAGGATAACCCGTAGTCGCTACACCACTGTGTAATAGCCTGCAAACCACACAGAGAATGTaaaccgcactaggcaagccctatGCGACAGGCTCGACTCAGGAGGCATTGAGGGGGGATCGATCCCAGGTCATCCGTGTGGATAATcaccctccaaaccaactgTACCATCCCGAAGGACATATAATTCAATCTTGATCTTCATAATATTACTGCAAAAAAAATAGTAGCTAAAcactatatatttatttatttattttaaaaaaagtattaggAGTTGATGTGGAGCTTTGGCATCACTACTGTTGGCTCGAGAAGGATTAGTGGTAAAATTGTGTTGATTGAGTTTTCCCCTATGAAAGAAgagagagaatatatatatagtacgtATATAGGTGGTATAAGATTCTAGTAATTGATGGCTAACAAACACAAAGCTTTGGCATCACATGCTGTAAAACTGGctatatctatatttattttatttttttttaaaaaaagtgcaTATGTTTAATATGCAAATATATTTGGAATGACAGGTTTGGTGAAAAAACAACCTGTCAATAACTCTATTATGTGGAAAGCGACCAAAACCATaccaatataataaaataataataatacataagaCATATGGTTTGCATCTTTACTTGTCCCAACAGCAAATTAAATACATCACCCCAGGCAATGATATATGCATGAAGATCTAATTATTAgggggaaaaaaaaaactggtaTTTTATATATTACAATTTTGTGAGCTTATATATCCACAGTAGAGTTACAAAATTCACAAGGAATGACGTAATCTTGAGTTTCACATATGAaagttgaaatttcaaatttcaaaaaatatagtGATTGATTCCTTTGAAGATAAGATCAAAAAATATCAGTAAACACTACTTTATGAAATCGATTCTTGCTATTAAACCACTCGCAGTGATAAGTCTTTTGGGCATATATCTTGAACAGCTTTCCTAAATTTATGAAAGGCACataaaactgatttaaaatttCCAATCTGATTTTGGAACATATATATTCCAGAAATCAAGCTTGATTTGACTCTTGTTTTCCTTAAATAACCATATATAATTATCACACTCACGTGACATTGTGGGAACTGCAATTTAGGACcacataaaaatcaataattcaatacACAATTGAGCATACAATTTATGTCACAATTCATTAAACAATTGAGgacaaatatataaacataaggATTAAATACAGATCTAGATGCgtcaagttatttttaaacaGGAGACGTCGGTTGAgatattttaaagatttgagTTTGTCACTTAGACTACTTAATTGACATataaataattactaattaatcAGCATAAACATAAAGTTAGTTCAATGAACCTATATATATAGACTATATCATAAATTAATCCACGTATGTCATTATGAGAGTCAAAGTCAATACACACGCTGCAAAATGGTAAGGATTATTGGTGCACGATGTAGTCAAAGTCAAAGTCATACAAAAATCTAAGACCCACCTTACATTTTAGGCCCTGCTTTATTGGTTGGCACTAAATACAGATGAATACAACCATTTTAATAAGGTAAAAAGGTTTGTATGTTCCTTAATTTTGCAATTTAGAATAGAAGTTGAAAAGGTgccttatattattttttgtacatataaatcattaaattaaatatattcttttCATTAACGAAAGTGAAaagattaattttaaatttatttgttgattgttgattttttagtaaaataaaattcacatagGAGTATATTTTATACCTCTTACATGtgatttttctttactttttttaatttaacagCTAATTTGGATTTTTAGTATCTCACTAAGCAatctatttatttatcattatcTAAGAAAATTccaaattgtaatttatttgtGTGCCTATGGAGAAAATCAGGGCATCTATTTACACtattatgaatgaaaaaaaataaaattttaataaattataattaatcgTTGAgttaaaaagacataaaaaatttTAGGTGTAGAAATGATCAAATATACCTTTAAATTTTGGGATAATTTCAGAGATCTTCCTCGAGGTTTTGCTCTATAACACTCACCTCTCCCGTGGTTTACGATATTACGCCTATGtcctttattttgatttttttaatcattcttTAActctatttaaaataaatataaattaattataatttgacaaatttattcctctttataataatatattcatattaatcCATATTATTAAAATctgaattatttaataaaattttttaaaaataaatcaatatgaaGAAATGTATATCTTTgtttggtaaaaaataaaacatgtatatataaaatatatattataggattaatttatttgtgttgatttatttttaaagtatttaataAATAAGTCATGTTTTTAATGATATGCAATAATATAAAAAGGGACAAAATTGGCAAGTCATAAtagatttatatttattttaattagtagttttaaaaaatgatttaaacaatcaaaataaGAGAGATAAGCGTATATTGTAAACTACGAGGAAAGTGAGTGTTATAAAGCGAGAAAACTAATGGAATGTCTCTGAAATTATCACTTTAACTCTGTTAAGAGGGTCATCCGATATTCTCatgcatatattttatttaaatttaaaattaaaatcaactTTTCACTTACATCAACCAAAAAGGATATATATGGGTCATATTTATACGGTAGGACCCGTAAAAGTATATATgaaccatttttaaaaaaaatatgtcatttaacttgacttcaaatcACATTTACTTCATTCAATTTTGGGTgtacacaagtagacacttaaacttgtagaaagttgaacaaatagacacacatgttctacatgtcattttttgtctTACGTGGTGTCCTAattcatgtgtctacttgttcaacttttatacaaattcaagtgtctacttgtgcatacccaaaatttgagggcataaatatgaaatgaagtcaagttaaaaagcacatttatgtattatgcctaaattaAACTACTGGAAACTTTTGCGTCCTTCCATTACTACGTGAAGAGTCCCACATCAATCGGAATAAGTGgtctctttaatataattctttAAGCTAAATTTTGAGATTGAAATTAGTGATTCATTTCTTTATATATCATGATGATGTGTATGTGTATCTAACTAACTGATGTTAATTTATTCCAGTTCAAAGATCACACTCAGATTACATTCTCGAGAGCTATAAAAGAGGTTGATTTTGGATATTCAtcaaattaactaattaatcatgttaattaacTACAAATCATCTTACAGAACAAACCATAATTAATCACTTGTACTGCAaccaaatcttttttttttttccttcttcaaaaTTAAAGACATACGTAGAACATACAGAGTCTGACTTATTAGTTCCATGATGAGCGCCATTATTTCTCAGAAAATAAAACCTCCATTATATAAGTTAACTGCATAAGAACAATTAGCAGTAGCTGGTTGATTTTGAATTGCCACCTTGAACTCATCATCTATGTTCCATAATCCTCCCCATAATCCATCCATTGGAAAAGTCTCCGTCCATGTATACGATGTGTCTGAAGAAGTCGTCACTGCAGGTGGCAACTCCACAACCGGATCCTCATCATAATTATTAGTACTACTAATAAACATGTTATCGTCGTCGCTCTTGATCATGATCACTTCTTCTGCTTCAGATGACATGATCTTTTTATCCGTCCTGGTGTAATTTTGTTGTGGATGGTTTCTCATCTgcctcataatttttttcttatcttgCTTTACTACTTTCGACTTGAAATGTGTTCTCCAGTAATTTTTTATCTCGTTATCTGTCCTTCCAGGCAAGTAACGTGCTATTGTTGACCATCTACACATTACCATATCAACGAATATTTAATTATCAAATGAACCATGAAGGCCAATTTAAATATATAGCCTAGAATAAAGAATTGATGAACTTACTTGTTGCCCCACAAAGCATGTAATTCAATAATAATGCCTTCCTCTTGAGGTGTTATGTGACCTCTTTTAAGTCCAGGCCTCAAGTAGTTCACCCATCTTAGTCTACAACTCTTCCCAGTCCTGTTCAGTCCTGCATGAACCAAAATccatattttgttaattataaacAACGTCtcaaaacataaaaagaaataacgtttaatatttataactaatacctgcacAACGAGATACAGAACTCCATCTCCCCTCACCATGCAAGTTAACGTACTCAGAGAGAAGCTTATCCTCTTCAGGAGTCCAAGGTCCTTTCCTCCATCCTTGTTCATCAGAATTAGCTCCCCAACCCATCATTCCTCTAACcattgtttttcttcttcttttttttttgcttaatgaagtactaataaaatttctaaGTAACTTTCACTATATCTTCTAATATGTTGTCTCCTGTTTGTATGACAGAGTTAGTCACAGGCTATTCTACCATATATATACTTTCATCACCCTGTCAATTTACCGTCTTTTTTAATGCATTAATCTGACCTCACTAACATTAAAGTAGTAGTGACACTGATTTCTCGCactataattagaaataatttaactttaatattaataaaatgatttttgctcagataaataatatttaagatttattttaaattttaaatttcaaaagtttttctttttgattaaattttgtgTTAAGTCAgataaatatcatataaattgaaacggagcgAGTAACTCAGtttctgcttttttttttattacgaAATCATTCGTTACACCTTATGATATCTGCCATGTGTTATCCCATGGTGCACCTCACTTGATTCTTAACCTATTAGTGATCAACAAGTGTGCCTTGGAAATCTTAATTATTAGAACCGTACCAACAAAGGTAATTAAGCACAAATATTCCTTGATACATGATAGGTATATATTTGGATTTAGCATTAGCAATTCCGTAACAGAATTTAAATGCATGCATGCTTCAACTATACACGAAAATTAACTTATATACATcgataatattatgaaaaaatttaacatGTTGTAGTCGGTAGACTTGTAGCAAATGATAACGTGCTTTTTTTCATTACTATAATTAATATATGCTTACATGTAATTATTTATCAATAATCTAATAACATAGATTTTATTTTACGGTATcagtatataaaaattaaactctTAATCATAGCCTAATGACCTCGGACTAAGCCgtgaaaattttgaagttagtGCTTGGTTGTTGGCATGTCCCCTTGAAAATGGCTTATTAACCAATGTTTATGTAACAAATGTTGATGTGCGTAAGCCTTGGCCGtatattttaatcataattaattaagtacTAATAGTGCAGCTAGCAgccttaattaatattttaagcaGAGAAGATCGAAGCTTCTGGGGTTCTAATTTGGGGATAATGGCGCATTAGAATAAGTAAAAAAAGGACAGGTTAATGAGTCATCGGATAGACACGTGGTCAACCTAAGATGTCAAGTAGCATTTCTAGTATTTTAAGGCATTGTTTAATTGGCTAAACACATTAGTTTAAGTAAGTAATGCCATATATAGGTAATGATGTGTATTATgccactaattaattaattacctatGCTTTTGTAAAAGATTGTGATCCAGAGATTGTTGAAGATTTTAGTTTGGATTTTATTGAGAGGGGGAAAAAGCTTGACTTGACAGTGATATAATTAATGAAAGATGAAAAGTTGGTGGTCATCTCCTCTCCTTTTCGCAAGTTCCCCTTCTAATGCAACTGCTTGGAAGCTGAAAACGCTTACGTGTATATCAGATATATAATATGTGGTTGTGCGTAAATTTTTAGTACTTAACTAAAGTAAGTTTTTACACAATTTTAATGTAAATATGTGAGTGTGGATAAGTATTAATAGGGCGGTTCATGGTTatggtaaaaaaattaaatcgaACCGTAATCCGAATCAAACcgatttaaaaattgatatttggtttggtttggtttggttaggtttgattttaaattttgaaaatcgataccatttgatttggttttgattttactaaaaaactACCGTAAAAATAAtcaaccaaaccgataaattagatatacaaattttataattatttatatattattcataaataaaatataaatattttgttaaattttaataaggaaaaattacaaaaatcccaccttttagtttacttattaccattatcccctataagttttacaaatctccaaaatccctcattttcgcgcaccagattagtgtatcagcgcttatattattgtatcccgCGCattagattaatgtatcagcgcttatattattgtatctcgcgcatcagattaatatATCAGAGCTATATAAGTGCCGATacatgcgcgagatacaataatataatcgttgatacattaatctgatgcgcgagatacaataatataagcgctgatacattaatctgatgcacgagatacaataatataagcattgatacactaatctgatggcGAAAATGaaggatttctgtaattatgcacttttaagggataaattgtaatttgccttaaaagtatgtgatttctgtaatttggcCTTTTAATTAACTGAAATctttaactttaccattttctcaaGCCCAACACTTTAGTCCAACTATAACAATCATAAGTCCAAGTctatcaaaattcattttagtctttacctACCCTGCAAACCAATAAGTTAGCATTGCTTAATTAAACCAACAATAGTTTTTTTGTGGAATATTGCTCATGTACTAGATGTTCGTGTCTATCAAGATAAGTACGTcc
The Solanum stenotomum isolate F172 chromosome 12, ASM1918654v1, whole genome shotgun sequence DNA segment above includes these coding regions:
- the LOC125848649 gene encoding MYB-like transcription factor EOBI, with translation MVRGMMGWGANSDEQGWRKGPWTPEEDKLLSEYVNLHGEGRWSSVSRCAGLNRTGKSCRLRWVNYLRPGLKRGHITPQEEGIIIELHALWGNKWSTIARYLPGRTDNEIKNYWRTHFKSKVVKQDKKKIMRQMRNHPQQNYTRTDKKIMSSEAEEVIMIKSDDDNMFISSTNNYDEDPVVELPPAVTTSSDTSYTWTETFPMDGLWGGLWNIDDEFKVAIQNQPATANCSYAVNLYNGGFIF